The Coccidioides posadasii str. Silveira chromosome 2, complete sequence genomic interval TTGACGCACTCTTCGAGGAAGACTAGAGTGTAATACAAGGCTGGCCTGCTCAACCACAACCCTCCTGACACCCATTTGTCCACTTGCTGGAGATAACCCTTCAAGATCTCAGGCGCGAAAGCGGTCATGAACATCTTGGCGTACTGCGCATAATCCGGTTTGCTAGACTTTCCAAGTGCCGATGGATTTCCATATCTGTAGAGCAAAAGATATGTTAAAATGATGATGCTGATGAATGTAAGACCAAAACCTGACATACCGGACAAAAAGACGGTTGAGGTTCGCATATGCCCACTTCTTGGATTTCCACCAATGGGTAAGTTCTCGGTCAGCGGGTTCTCCGGTCATCGAGCATGGAGGGGGCGTTTTGTCAATTATCCTTAAAAATAAAGTGCACCAGTCAACGGTGGCTTGGTTCGACATTAAATGCGAAGGCAGCTCCATCTAATTAGACGAAAGAGCGTTGAGCAGTCAGTCTTCACGGAACCCGTTATGGGAACATCGCGGGAACGTGGAGCCTCACATAGATAGCATGCTTGTAGGCCTTCATCACAGTTCTAAGCATTTCTCCGGcttcttcactttcttcaTTGACGAGTCGAGAACCGATATTCAAGAGCTGAGGGAAGGAATGATCCACGATCTCATCGAATTCGGCCTTTTTATCATCCTCGGTTACCTTGTAGCTGTACACTCGACAGATGGCCAACAGACACTGAAGACCTGCGAAGACCGAGTTGACATCGCTGCCATTGAGCAACTGCAGCGTGATATCCATAAAGTTGGGCCATTTCTCTGGGAAATCGTGTTGCAAGATCTTCGAAAGCATAGGAACCAACTGCGACCTAATGGGGGGCGGGGAGGACGCGAGCATGGGGAGTAATCTATTTCGCAGGGACCCTCGCTCCTCCTCTGGGATCGGCTTGTGGAGGGAATGATCTTCTTCGGGAGACCATCCTCGAATCACTCTGTTCTTCAGGTAGACGACGGCTACAACAAGTCAGAATCCAAGTGATATCGCGCTTAAGGATGGGATGGAGGGATTATTCGTCATACTGGATAGTCGAACAGCCTGGTCCTGCTCGGCTTGAAGGATATCGCACAGCGCATTCGGAAATCCAGGTTGGCTCTCAGCCTAGACGAGAATCAAGCAGAATAAACACGTTAGCAGATTTGGTACAACAAGCGTAACATGTTTCTCTGAGGGAAATGTCGATCAACGCACATATTTCAAGTCTAATTCTGCCTGTCGTCGAATATCCCCGTTGGCATCGAGAGTCGCCTGAATGCGGTCCCGTAGGCCTGCCACATCCATCTTTGCGGACCTGATAAACCCCCAGCACCGAGTCAAAGGCGATGAATGAGAAGGTCAAATTATTACTGGAAGGCTGGGCCTCATGCAAGCTCGGGCTCAGGAGACGACCAAGGAGACCGTCGATTTGAGGGATTCAGGATTCTGGGGTCAGAATTGTTTGAATGCACAGATCGGCGGGGACAAGGAtttagaaaaaaaatatttaataaattgaGTGGTTCTCCTAaacttatttttttttcccgcccGCTCAGGAACATCTTTTTATACCCAGTCGCTCCATGTCTACCAATAAAATCGTCAAAAAACCAGGAATAATCGCTACAAATGAGATCCAACGATAAATTCGCCGGCTGCCTGCCTGTCTATTTTCCTTGTTCTGTCTTCTTTGGCGCCCACACTGCATGTCACGACACGCTTCAACGGTAAAACGATAGGTACATGAGGGAAAAGGGCGACTGCCCTCGCCTAGTGGATGAAGGAGGTGATTCCGATTTGACTACTCCCTTTGGGTCTCACAGCATACGAATTCATTCGAGCGTGCTAGCCTTCTTGCACAGAGACCCCCAAGCAGGGCTCGAACCGAACAGAGGCGAGAACGTTCCACTAACGGCGTCATTTTGACACCTGCCCCCGTGGCGAAAGGCTCGTAAAAAGGTCTACATGTATAGAGAGGCGGCGAATATGACATCTCTCTTGATCATCTCCTGTGCTGTCTGCATTTTCGTGTATAACGAAGGATCCCCCACCAGTTTCGCGGCGCTCTTCACTTCGCGGCATGTTTCATCGAGACGAGTGATCACTCTCACGATTGTGCCCTCCATCACATCAGTTAAATCAGTGATGCGGTTGAAAGACATTCCTCGTGCCCATTCATAGACAACTTCGACAAGGTTGAAGCGTGGTTTGCTTTCAAAGTCGCCTGCGTCTTCGCTGGACAATATCACTTGATGTTTGACTTGAAGGTCGTTGACCCTATTAGAGATATCGATAATCGCTTCTTTACCCTTTTCTAGTCGCGGCGTCAACGTCGGAGCGTTCTCGGTCTTTTCTTCAAACACAAAAGCGGATAGAAGAGCAACGATTTCTTCGGGTTCATACTCGGCCAAGACGTTCTCGAGTATCAGTTCCGTGAGGACTAACTCGTCTGCCGAGTGGATCTGCGCAGGTTAGCCATTAAGTTATTGAGATGAGATAAAATGGTACGGCTCACCTCGCATGCAACTTTACCCTTGAGCTGCACCCTGCAGGCCTCGTCAACGAAGCCAAGGTCTTTTAACACCTGTAACCGTTGCTCATAGTCTGGCAGTAATTGAAGGTTTTGATCTGACATCAGCTGTTTTAATTGCGAAATATTCTCCTTCACCTGCCACTCATCATGTTGCATTTCAAACTGTGTTCTCATATTAGCTTTCATTTAGCAGCTTGCCATCCGATCCTACTACTCACATGCTTTAAGAACTGGGGGCATTGAAAGCACTGGCATGACTGGGCGATTTCCAGTTGTTGCTGCCTCTCGTTTAAAACCTCTATAACCTGCAATTCCTTCATCCGGCCCCAGTCAAGCTCATCCCATTCAGCCTTTTCCCACGACGAAGCCAAGGGTATTAACTCTTTGTTTGCGATCTTCAATCCCTCTGCTCGATACGCAGTTAATAAAAGCCAATTAACCTAATGCATCGAGCCCAGAACTCAcccttcttattatttagagCGTAAGGCGGACCTCCAAACTTTACCATGGCCGACGTGACACATTCTAGATCCATAAGTGGGACCTTGCAAGTCTTCATATGCATGTCGGAAGCCAATCTTGGCAGCGGCACGAAGTAATGCCGGAACATAGGGAGATACGGCAGGATATCACTAGGGTGACGGACTAGACTTTGAGGCCCAAATTCGAAGACTTGAAGCGAGGGTGCAGCGCCGCCGCTAACACCCTCTTTCGCTAGCATGCCGACTGTTCGCACACCATTCTATGGAGATGTCAGTAGAACACTTAAGAAGCCAACGTAAAGACTTACCTTTCTATATACCACTACCCTCTTCGTTGCGAAGAGCCGTCTGCCCACCGGGGACGCCAAAAGGAGAGTGTGGAGCCTAACGGTCAAACGCCCAAACTCAACTGAGGCTCTATGGCATGTTTCCAGGTCAATATCGCAGATCGCGCATGGTTCTCGTGTTATCTTTTCCAGCGTAGCTTCGGATATTTGcacctgcttctgatgttCAGGCAAGAGCGCCTGTGTGGCATTCTCGCTAAAGCTTCTCTTGATCATCTCCTCAATTTTCAGTGCCTCAACACGCAGAAGGTTCAAGATCATATTATAAGTGAGACGGAACTGGGAACGAAGCTTAGTAGGATCACCAAgaatcatcttcttcaaagccCAAATCGGAGGCGCCTCGTCTCGCCCGGAGGTGGCAATTATCACTGACCCAACAGTGTCGAGACCACGGCGCCCGGCTCTACCGGCCATCTGGGTATACTCCCCAGGAAGAAGGTCCCGAAATTGCCTGCCATCATGCTTCCTGAAACCGGAGAAGACCACGGTCCTAGTAGGCAGGTTCAGCCCCATGGCAAACGTCTCAGTAGCAAATAGAACCTTAACGAGACCTCTGGCGAAGAGAATCTCCACAATTTCCTTGATAATAGGCAAAAGACCACCATGGTGCACGCCGATTCCCCTGCTGAGCAATTCTCTCACTCTTCGAATCTGAGGGAGTCGTCTGTCCTCCACCTTTAGACGGGCTAACGATTTCTCAATGAGCATGTGGATCGAGCTCTTCTCGGAGGCCACACAAAAATCTTGATTAGATAGCGAATCCGCATTTTCCTCACACCGTTTCTTCGAAAACACAAAAATACATGCTGGAAGCATACTTTCTTTTTTAAGATGTAGCACAAGGTGGACCCATATATTTCGATCTTGAGCTGCTGTGGTGCGCCCGCCCCCTCGTCCGGTTCGCGCAATGTTGCCAATGCCTCGTGGAGCTGGCTGTCCTCGTCCTCGTTGCTGTGGGCCACCTCGCTGCTGACCGCCACCGCCGCGCTGTGGTCCGCCTCGTTGAGCACCACGTTGGGCACCACGCTGAGATTGTCCGCGTCCACGGTCAACGAACCCACCTCTCTGGTTAGCTTTGGCTTCTGCTTCCTTCTGTGCACGGACCTTATCACGCCCGGACAAAATGTCATCGGCTTGTTTCCAGCCACTTTCGATGAATCTCTTTTCAGCGTCGACAATTTTGTGCATGCTTTTGCCGGCCCAGAGAAAATGCTCCAAAGGCACGGGACGTTTGGGTGTAGAAATGACGTAgatatctttcttcttcgtccGACCCACCCAGGATGCAAATTCGTAAGTGTTTGGCACGGTAGCGGATAACAGAATCAGCGTAACATGTTCCGGAAGCATGATGATAACCTCTTCCCAGACAACTCCCCTTTCCAAATCGTTAACGTAGTGGACTTCGTCAAAGATAACAAATTCTACATCTCTTATCAAGTCCGCACCGCGGTAGAGCATACTTCTCAAAATCTCGGTGGTCATAATCAAACAGCTAGCTTCGGGGTTTATCTGAACATCTCCCGTTAAAATTCCCACATCGTCGAATGTATTTCTGAAATCTCGGAATTTCTGATTGCTCAGCGCCTTGATTGGAGAGGTGTAAATGGCCTTGGTCATATGTTTGGCAGCCAATGCAATGGCATATTCAGCAACGACCGTCTTTCCGGCAGACGTATGGGCCGCAACAAAAACGGAGTCACCATTCTCAAGGTGATAGACTGCCTCCTTTTGGAATGTATCCAACTCGAATGGATATTCTCGAGCCATATCAGGCACCAAATCGTAAAAATTCGTGATCTCTTTATTAACGTCCACCACATGAGCCCATTCTCTCCCGGCTTTCTTCGTTGAAGCAGCCAGAAGTTCCCCCCGAGGCTCCAAGGCTGGGTATTCAACAGGAAGCAAGGaatcaatatcttcttcctcatcgGAGGCCAACCCTTCGTCTGgctcttcttttttgggtCCACCATCGACTTCGTGACCAGCCTCTCCGACCTCGCGATCCAGCTCGCTGTCATCTCGCTGCAACGCATCCTGCACATCATCCGCATCCCTCTCAGCTTCGGCagctttctcttttttgaaatcaaaCCCACGCGATAAACCCGGCGCAACTTCCAACAGCCCACCCTCAACCCCAAACTTGATAATTCGATCAAGCGAAGACTTCCCCGCCGCCGCGCTTGCCCGCAGCTCTTCAGCCTGCGCCTCAGACTCCAGAAGAGAAATAGCCTCCACTGCTTCCAAACCGCCGGGCTCAAACGGATAAAACCCCGCAGCACCTCTCACAAACTCCGCCCGCCCAGCTGGCCGCCTGCGAAGCGACGTCGAGTTCTTGGCCGTCGCGCTACCCGCAGGCACAGTGACTTCACGGTAGCGAGTAACCCTACCCTCCAGGCCCTCGCGGGTGAATCTGATAACTGTCCGGGTCTGGGTGGGCGCAAGCTCGAATAAATCTGCATAATCGACGGGAGCCTCCCAGCGCTTCTGGAGCCGGTTTAGCCATTGGGTATTGAATCTTGGTGAGGGAGCCAGGAATTCTTCCTCCAGCTCCCGCTTGAGTTCCTCTGCGGATTGGGGTTGTCGCTTTCGCCGCTTGCCTTCTGTGGCTTCGCCGGCGCCGTCGATCCAGGCATCAAGTTCAGCATCTACGTCAAGGGCTTGGGCGTTGATCTGCACCTGCTGCATGGCGGAGGCGAGGTCGCTGGCCATGTTTGGCCTTGGCTGGCTTTCTCTGGTCACTTGGTCTGCTTTTGGTTTGCCTGGATAGCCTGTCCTTGAATGGCGTGCTAGTCAACTAATTTTATATCTCTTTAACTGGGTTAGTTATTTATATTTTGTTGACATAGATTTAGGTTGTTGAGCTGTATCTTAGGGTGCAGTGAAGTTGCTTGGAAATCTGAGCTAAAAGCGGCAAGTTTGACGAAATCCTAACTTTGAATTAAGGCAGCTCAACAAAAGAAGCACGTCCAAAGAGCAAATCAACccccaaaagaaaaagaaaaaaaaaaaaaaaaaagaagaaaaggggggagagagagagtcagAGATGTCTTTTCATGTAACTAATTTGAATGAAGCAATGTTTACATACTATTATTTCTACGACATCACTAGATAATAAATCTCAATTGCTGAGCACCAAGATGCACCTACTTGACCAGGCCGCTACAGCTCTCTTAGAGAATCAACTCCAGCAGAGAGATATAATTTTGATAAATAGCTGTCTACACAATAAAATGACAACGTATTGGTTCTGTATTGAATGTAGGTTATGTTGGAAGTGAAACATGCCGTCTCAAACTGATCACAAACTATAGGTGATCGCAAGTAGTGACACGACTTAAGAGTGACATGAGATCAAAACAGAGAAAATCCAGGATATTCCTCTAGAAGGATTGACtgaggaaagaaaaagaaaaaaaaaaaaaatcatggGTGTTATTGCTTGCACCTAATCCCTGCCTAACCAGTGTCGCCTGCAATCTGCCATGTTCGTCCTCCATAAATCTCTCCACTGTCATTAATGATATATACTCCcattcaccaaagaagacaccCAACATATCATAACTGATCATTGCCCGGAGATGCTTGCTAACCCATGACCCTGACATGCCATATGCAAATAAAAACAAAGACGATAAGAAAAAgggaggagaaaaagaggaaaaaaactCCAAATGCATCCAAAATGCATAGCAAACTCAGAGACCAAGATTTTGCCCTCCGATACTCCATAACAACGCCTTGGAACAAAATACGTGAAATTCGTTGACGACATGCAGAGCCTATGGCTTTTGACCATCAAATAAATCCATGGATTACCGACATGAAATACCAGGGAATGTCTTCCGGTCCTGAATATTAATTTGGTATTCAAAAATACCCTCCTCGGTGCCGATATACCTGGAGAAGAATTCCAATTAGTCACCGAACTAAAGTACCTCTCGCTTATACAGATAGCTTACAGCGTCCGTCCATCTTCGCCCCAACCAACTCCCGCGGTCCCAACGCCCATTTCCTCTCGATTAGGGCGGTCCGAGAAGTCGCCCCGTAAACTCCTAAACCGAGGGTTGTTGCGAAGTTGATCAAACTCCATAAGCCGACGATACTGTTGCTCCCACTGGTTAAGGCGCTGACTTTCCTCGATGGCTGCACGCCGCTGGAGTCGTAGCCGCTCGGCCGCTAGATTCGTGCGTGTTTCAGCATTCGGGCCACCTGGAGAGTCTTGAACCTCAGCTGTGGCACCCGGCGGTCGCTCGGAACGGCGGGGTATGGACCTAGATCGGAGGCCACGCTGCCGTTGGCCACTTCCGTTACTTGTAGAGACTCCTAAGGAGCGGTCAAAAAGCACACGAGCTCGCGGGATAGCGATTTCGGAAGTACCCTCATGTCCATTAGAGCCAGAGTTGGCTCGTCCATTGACGTGAATGGCGGACGAAGTCGTTGCTGAATTGCTGGGAGTTGTTTCGAATGGGGAATCTGAAGGTGGCAATTGCGAGGGGGACGCAGTCCATCGTAAAGTGATCGTCGGGTGAGGTATTAAAGCTGAATTGGGAGGATTAGGCTGGCTATGGGAAGACGAACTGTCCTGGGAGAGGACGACAGAACTACGGCGTCGTGGCTCACCTATACGGGTGCGCTCCAGATTACGATCCCTGATGTGCTCATGCCGAGGGAAGTGATCCGGCGGGGACGATGAAAGCGGTGAATGGCGACTACCCCTAGGAGGCGAAGAACCAGATCCGGGAAGCGGGCTTGCATACCTTGGAGCCCTTTGGGGGCCTTCTTCAATAGATGATGCCCATCTAGCCGTATTCAGAAAATCGATAATCTGCCGTTCCCTTGCTGTAAGGTCTCGAGCTAGCTCCTCGCGCATAGTTTGGCTATCTTGTTGGCTCTCGTGCATTCTCCTACGAAACATGCGTCCAGTACCCCGAGCATCTTCAGGTGACCGGGTTGGATCTCGAGAAGGTTCGTTTTCGCTTTCGGGTTCCGATCCTtcgccatcatcaattttatCCAAATTCTGGGTGCGTATACGTTCGAgcccttcttcttccatgTCCAGGTTCAGAATTTGTCGGCGAGAAAATGCTTGACGAATGTCTGCTACTCCCACTCGGCCATGATCTTCAACCCAAACAAGTAAATCCCAAGGCCGTGGAGAAAAGGTCATACAGCGGACCGCGCCGCCGTCAAAGAAGGACCTGGATGATCTAAAGACACATAGAACCTCTTCGCCGGCCTTGTAACCTTCCAAGTCAACATTGAGGATGGAATTCATGTCGAAAATCGTGATTATTCCACCCTGAGATCCAACTGCACATAGACTGCTACATGGCGAGAAGGCGATTGTGAAGCAGCACTGATCATCATAATGGGGGTCAGAGTCCAGGTCGACCTTCTTAATAAGAGGCCACTTCCATTCGGAGAGAAGCTTATCTCCATCCTGTACGGGACCGTGTTCATCGGTAATTGGCCGAACATGATAAAACCAGATCTGATTCGCATCTCCTACTGCTGCTAGGACCTTTGAATCCGGCGAGATGATGGCATAGTTCATGCAAATTGGATGGCGAATCGTTTCCAGCATCTCCTGCCGAGTTAGAGAGAAAATGCTTACGGTTTTGTCGTTATTGCTATCCCAACCGCTTCAATCAGCATGCCGCTCTTGATATAGAAGAAAATGGTGCTTTGGTGTGGGGGAATTAGAAAAGGAGCTTTTACATAGCTTTTACATACCTCAGGACAGCAACATCTTCATGATCAAGGCCTTCGCGTGGGGCTGGCAGCCGATGGAGGGTCACGGAGTTGACGATGCTGCCGCCGAATTCCTGGACAATCACTTCTAGCAACTGTTCAGCACACCGCGTCTTGCCGTGGGTTTGAGAGAAGAGAGTTACCAGGTGCGCGTGGAGGTAGTCTCCTGAGGGGAGGATCTAGATCGAGAGGAAGCGGAGAATCGATATCGGCGTCGAGGGCGGCGGCCCTAGTTCGTGGAGAGGTGATTCCAGAGTCGCCCAGTTTGATGAATGCGCAATCACCGTTTTCGCTGCCTCCGATACCGATCCAACCCAACCCGGCGGTCAGGCATTTTGGCTCGAAGGGGATGACGGTTATGATTTCGCGTTTGCGAGACGAGATGTGGATAGTATATATGATCCTGCCTACAGCGACATAGATCCTGTCCGGGTCGGAGGTGCTAATGTAGTGACGGAGTTGATGATGGCTGCAATTTGGGGGGGCCCCCTTGTCAGCGAAACGAGTATTCCATTGAGCTATGAAGGGTAAGACGAACGAGTTTGGGATTTTGAAGGGAAAGAATCTTCGACGGTCAGGTAGAATAAGAGAGTCGGTTGGTCGATAGCTATTAGAAGGAGTGAGCATGGCTGCGTGGGGAGGGTGATGGGCACAGGGTTGTGCAACTGACAGCAATGCAGAGTCGAGCGTCATAGTCTTGCTTTGGGCGGGCACGCGAGCTACGACATGGAttgcaggaggaggaggagcatAGGGCAGCAAAGGCTATCGTCGGGAAACTGGTAAAATCGCGTCTGAGGGTCGGATTGATAAGGCGTAGACACCAAGAGAGCTGATATTTCCTTGAACAGAGTCGTCAGAATTGGAGCGGTTCTGGCGGAGACTCCTTCGATGACGGCAGACGATGGCGACCCGGGGAAAGTCAAGCTGGCGTTGCAAAGCGAACCTAAAGATAACTCACTGGCTGGGGGTGGGCTGTCCCGTCACGTAACCGGCCAACCACGTAACTAACGCTACCGCATGTATCAATAAGCCGTACGCGGAGGTA includes:
- a CDS encoding uncharacterized protein (EggNog:ENOG410PHEF~COG:A~BUSCO:514at33183), translated to MASDLASAMQQVQINAQALDVDAELDAWIDGAGEATEGKRRKRQPQSAEELKRELEEEFLAPSPRFNTQWLNRLQKRWEAPVDYADLFELAPTQTRTVIRFTREGLEGRVTRYREVTVPAGSATAKNSTSLRRRPAGRAEFVRGAAGFYPFEPGGLEAVEAISLLESEAQAEELRASAAAGKSSLDRIIKFGVEGGLLEVAPGLSRGFDFKKEKAAEAERDADDVQDALQRDDSELDREVGEAGHEVDGGPKKEEPDEGLASDEEEDIDSLLPVEYPALEPRGELLAASTKKAGREWAHVVDVNKEITNFYDLVPDMAREYPFELDTFQKEAVYHLENGDSVFVAAHTSAGKTVVAEYAIALAAKHMTKAIYTSPIKALSNQKFRDFRNTFDDVGILTGDVQINPEASCLIMTTEILRSMLYRGADLIRDVEFVIFDEVHYVNDLERGVVWEEVIIMLPEHVTLILLSATVPNTYEFASWVGRTKKKDIYVISTPKRPVPLEHFLWAGKSMHKIVDAEKRFIESGWKQADDILSGRDKVRAQKEAEAKANQRGGFVDRGRGQSQRGAQRGAQRGGPQRGGGGQQRGGPQQRGRGQPAPRGIGNIARTGRGGGRTTAAQDRNIWVHLVLHLKKESMLPACIFVFSKKRCEENADSLSNQDFCVASEKSSIHMLIEKSLARLKVEDRRLPQIRRVRELLSRGIGVHHGGLLPIIKEIVEILFARGLVKVLFATETFAMGLNLPTRTVVFSGFRKHDGRQFRDLLPGEYTQMAGRAGRRGLDTVGSVIIATSGRDEAPPIWALKKMILGDPTKLRSQFRLTYNMILNLLRVEALKIEEMIKRSFSENATQALLPEHQKQVQISEATLEKITREPCAICDIDLETCHRASVEFGRLTVRLHTLLLASPVGRRLFATKRVVVYRKNGVRTVGMLAKEGVSGGAAPSLQVFEFGPQSLVRHPSDILPYLPMFRHYFVPLPRLASDMHMKTCKVPLMDLECVTSAMVKFGGPPYALNNKKEGLKIANKELIPLASSWEKAEWDELDWGRMKELQVIEVLNERQQQLEIAQSCQCFQCPQFLKHFEMQHDEWQVKENISQLKQLMSDQNLQLLPDYEQRLQVLKDLGFVDEACRVQLKGKVACEIHSADELVLTELILENVLAEYEPEEIVALLSAFVFEEKTENAPTLTPRLEKGKEAIIDISNRVNDLQVKHQVILSSEDAGDFESKPRFNLVEVVYEWARGMSFNRITDLTDVMEGTIVRVITRLDETCREVKSAAKLVGDPSLYTKMQTAQEMIKRDVIFAASLYM
- a CDS encoding uncharacterized protein (EggNog:ENOG410PMX0~COG:S~BUSCO:2980at33183); the encoded protein is MTLDSALLYRPTDSLILPDRRRFFPFKIPNSHHQLRHYISTSDPDRIYVAVGRIIYTIHISSRKREIITVIPFEPKCLTAGLGWIGIGGSENGDCAFIKLGDSGITSPRTRAAALDADIDSPLPLDLDPPLRRLPPRAPEVIVQEFGGSIVNSVTLHRLPAPREGLDHEDVAVLSNNDKTVSIFSLTRQEMLETIRHPICMNYAIISPDSKVLAAVGDANQIWFYHVRPITDEHGPVQDGDKLLSEWKWPLIKKVDLDSDPHYDDQCCFTIAFSPCSSLCAVGSQGGIITIFDMNSILNVDLEGYKAGEEVLCVFRSSRSFFDGGAVRCMTFSPRPWDLLVWVEDHGRVGVADIRQAFSRRQILNLDMEEEGLERIRTQNLDKIDDGEGSEPESENEPSRDPTRSPEDARGTGRMFRRRMHESQQDSQTMREELARDLTARERQIIDFLNTARWASSIEEGPQRAPRYASPLPGSGSSPPRGSRHSPLSSSPPDHFPRHEHIRDRNLERTRIALIPHPTITLRWTASPSQLPPSDSPFETTPSNSATTSSAIHVNGRANSGSNGHEGTSEIAIPRARVLFDRSLGVSTSNGSGQRQRGLRSRSIPRRSERPPGATAEVQDSPGGPNAETRTNLAAERLRLQRRAAIEESQRLNQWEQQYRRLMEFDQLRNNPRFRSLRGDFSDRPNREEMGVGTAGVGWGEDGRTLYIGTEEGIFEYQINIQDRKTFPGISCR